One Xyrauchen texanus isolate HMW12.3.18 chromosome 34, RBS_HiC_50CHRs, whole genome shotgun sequence genomic window carries:
- the LOC127627744 gene encoding sialidase-3-like isoform X2 gives MKGTVGNMTSKSCPEPHGTQSARTTLFKQEKNRKTYRIPALIYISDGQTFLVFAEERSTPRDSDAKLLVMRRGSPQNGSLHKKESLTYRGWDEDQVHVWIHLNLLGEL, from the exons atGAAAG GAACCGTTGGCAACATGACATCAAAGAGCTGCCCAGAACCCCACGGAACTCAGTCTGCACGAACTACATTATTCAAACAGGAGAAAAATAGGAAAACCTACAGAATTCCAGCTCTTATCTACATCAGTGATGGACAGACCTTCCTTGTCTTTGCAGAGGAACGCAGCACTCCTCGGGACAGTGATGCGAAGTTGTTGGTCATGAGGAGGGGTTCACCCCAGAATGGATCCCTCCAT aaaaaagaaagtcttacatatcgtggatgggatgagg ACCAAGTACATGTATGGATCCATCTGAACCTGCTTGGAGAACTGTAA
- the LOC127627744 gene encoding sialidase-3-like isoform X1, translating to MKGTVGNMTSKSCPEPHGTQSARTTLFKQEKNRKTYRIPALIYISDGQTFLVFAEERSTPRDSDAKLLVMRRGSPQNGSLHWSPSQTLSSACLPEHRSMNPCPVYEKKSKTIFLFFICIMGNTTELYQIITGRNQARLCYITSTDYGQSWSKVTDLTKNVIGDEIGKWATFAVGPGHGIQMKNGRLIIPAYVYYIHCRCWPFHFPLKVRPHALCFYSDDCGITWQIGGKVQMNSCECEMAEIIDHSDQSHLYCNARCSSGYRVEALSVSNGAAFDNPHFAQKLRETHYGCQGSVLSLPLPKPSDEDNKKQNICSTRLDTKTWLLYCHPTNKSKREDLGVYLNKSPLNASGWGRPWIIHKGPSGYSDLTQCEEHFACLMECGEKSEIEEIAFVQFELSDVMDASDESAN from the exons atGAAAG GAACCGTTGGCAACATGACATCAAAGAGCTGCCCAGAACCCCACGGAACTCAGTCTGCACGAACTACATTATTCAAACAGGAGAAAAATAGGAAAACCTACAGAATTCCAGCTCTTATCTACATCAGTGATGGACAGACCTTCCTTGTCTTTGCAGAGGAACGCAGCACTCCTCGGGACAGTGATGCGAAGTTGTTGGTCATGAGGAGGGGTTCACCCCAGAATGGATCCCTCCAT TGGTCTCCTTCTCAAACGCTCTCTTCTGCCTGTTTGCCGGAACATCGCTCTATGAATCCTTGTCCAGTCTATGAGAAGAAATCCAaaaccatttttcttttctttatctgCATAATGGGTAATACCACAGAGCTTTACCAGATTATTACAGGAAGGAATCAAGCCCGGCTGTGTTACATCACTAGTACAGACTATGGCCAGAGCTGGAGCAAGGTAACagatttaacaaaaaatgttaTAGGAGATGAGATTGGCAAATGGGCTACTTTTGCAGTTGGACCAGGACATGGCATTCAGATGAAAAACGGAAGACTAATCATTCCAGCTTATGTTTATTACATACATTGTAGATGTTGGCCCTTCCATTTTCCTCTCAAAGTCAGGCCTCATGCTTTGTGCTTCTATAGTGATGATTGTGGTATCACCTGGCAGATAGGAGGAAAAGTCCAAATGAATTCATGTGAGTGTGAAATGGCTGAGATAATAGACCATTCTGATCAGAGTCATTTGTACTGCAATGCTCGTTGTTCAAGTGGCTACAGAGTAGAGGCTTTAAGTGTGAGCAACGGAGCAGCATTTGACAACCCTCATTTTGCACAGAAACTTAGGGAGACCCATTACGGCTGTCAAGGTAGTGTGCTGAGCTTGCCTTTACCAAAGCCATCAGATGAAGACaacaagaaacaaaacatttGCTCAACACGATTAGACACAAAGACTTGGCTACTCTATTGCCATCCAACTAATAAATCAAAGAGGGAAGATCTAGGAGTTTACTTGAATAAATCACCCTTGAATGCGTCTGGTTGGGGCCGGCCATGGATCATCCATAAGGGTCCCAGTGGATACTCCGACTTAACGCAGTGTGAGGAGCACTTTGCTTGCCTTATGGAGTGTGGTGAGAAAAGTGAGATTGAGGAGATAGCCTTTGTGCAATTTGAACTTAGTGATGTTATGGATGCTAGTGATGAAAGTGCAAATTAA
- the wdr73 gene encoding WD repeat-containing protein 73 yields the protein MDISDEADDWFIESLITYKDLHVFHLEHPTKVIEWTGDKSICVAGCTSSRSEILELLLPLKLYAGDNQGLCAERDFKVLHGGFSEEPVECLIHIPGTRCVVTSGSSSSKLHIWDIGGDESDVIKRTGVINPKSTSAKCSKIAPGLTEEATVLHGSCISDVQLTQIATGRVLYTVGNKSSDSVSGLQFVNPCVFLICASNGSLLLGDTRDPLTSHYPLKEKETSDGLHWCFGMRRNNFQSEPSSCTIARLSSSGHMVVSDLRDLQSPFCRTLLNVKHSAPNNDFLNVSWAPVLDSCLSVSGFDGTVQLYNTTNWSTDAQDPQPIFSHQGHEMSYEAKYSSSQPVVTTHAWHQSRPNTLLSAATDGSIHVWDWVGKNTDR from the exons ATGGACATCTCTGATGAAGCTGATGACTGGTTTATCGAGTCTCTTATCAC ATACAAAGACCTGCATGTATTTCACCTCGAGCATCCGACAAAAGTAATAGAGTGGACGGGTGACAAAA GTATTTGTGTCGCAGGATGCACTAGCTCAAGGAGTGAAATCTTAGAGTTACTTCTGCCTCTAAAGTTATATGCAGGAGACAACCAG gGTCTTTGTGCAGAGCGAGACTTCAAAGTTCTGCATGGTGGATTTTCAGAAGAACCTGTTGAGTGTTTGATACATATCCCTGGAACACG GTGTGTGGTGACCAGTGGAAGTTCAAGTTCAAAGTTGCATATTTGGGATATTGGAGGAGATGAAAGTG ATGTTATAAAAAGGACTGGTGTTATAAACCCTAAAAGCACATCAGCAAAATGCAGTAAAATAGCTCCTGGATTGACTGAAGAAGCCACAGTCCTTCATGGTTCTTGTATCAGTGATGTTCAGCTGACACAGATAGCAACAGGAAGAGTTCTGTATACAGTAG GAAACAAGTCATCAGATTCAGTGAGTGGCTTACAGTTTGTGAATCCTTGTGTATTTCTAATTTGTGCAAGCAATGGCTCTCTGCTTTTGGGTGACACAAGAGATCCCTTGACCAGTCATTATCCtttgaaagagaaagagacaagTGATGGTTTGCACTGGTGTTTTGGGATGAGGAGGAACAACTTCCAGTCAGAACCGTCCTCTTGTACTATAGCAAGGCTCTCTTCCTCCGGTCACATGGTGGTGTCTGATCTAAGAGATTTACAGAGTCCATTTTGTCGAACTCTACTAAATGTCAAACATAGTGCACCAAACAATGACTTTCTGAATGTTTCTTGGGCTCCAGTTCTCGACAGCTGTCTTTCTGTGTCTG GATTTGATGGGACTGTACAGCTCTATAACACAACAAACTGGAGCACAGATGCACAGGACCCTCAGCCGATTTTTTCACACCAAGGTCATGAAATGTCATATGAAGCAAAGTACAGTAGTTCCCAGCCTGTGGTTACTACCCATGCTTGGCATCAATCGCGACCAAATACTCTTCTCTCAGCAGCTACAGATGGATCTATACATGTTTGGGACTGGGTGGGCAAAAACACTGACAGATAA